In Microbacterium binotii, one DNA window encodes the following:
- the efeU gene encoding iron uptake transporter permease EfeU, with protein MLSSLLIGLREGLEAAIVVGILAAYLSRLGRRDVLPRLWIGVGLAVLLSLVVGAVLTFGAYALTFEAQEILGGGLSLVAVAMVTWMIFWMQRAGRGLKRALEGDVDRALAAGALWGIVVIGFISVAREGLETTLLLWSMVQSFGDAPAALGGAVLGLALAVVLGGLISRGMIRLDLRVFFTWTGALLIIVAAGVLAYGVHDLQEAGVLPGPFSDAATIDAVTGVVGVGLAGFPFGWAFDLSAIIAPGGPVAVLLQATVGFMPQMTWLQVIAWGVYIVVVGILFFRGARPHPRSHRAQEAVAPAHQGTP; from the coding sequence GTGCTGTCGAGTCTGCTGATCGGTCTGCGCGAGGGCCTCGAGGCCGCCATCGTCGTCGGCATCCTCGCCGCCTACCTCTCCCGCCTCGGCCGGCGGGACGTCCTCCCTCGACTGTGGATCGGCGTCGGGCTCGCCGTCCTGCTCTCGCTCGTGGTCGGCGCCGTCCTCACGTTCGGCGCCTACGCGCTGACCTTCGAGGCGCAGGAGATCCTCGGCGGAGGTCTCTCACTGGTCGCCGTGGCGATGGTCACCTGGATGATCTTCTGGATGCAGCGAGCCGGCCGGGGTCTCAAGCGTGCCCTCGAAGGCGACGTCGACCGGGCGCTCGCGGCCGGGGCGCTCTGGGGCATCGTCGTCATCGGCTTCATCTCCGTCGCCCGCGAGGGTCTGGAGACCACTCTGCTGCTGTGGTCGATGGTGCAGTCCTTCGGCGACGCGCCCGCCGCCCTCGGCGGCGCGGTCCTCGGCCTCGCCCTGGCCGTCGTTCTCGGTGGGCTCATCTCGCGCGGCATGATCCGTCTCGACCTGCGGGTGTTCTTCACCTGGACCGGCGCCCTGCTCATCATCGTCGCCGCCGGCGTCCTCGCCTACGGCGTGCACGACCTGCAGGAGGCGGGCGTGCTCCCGGGGCCGTTCTCCGATGCCGCCACGATCGATGCGGTGACCGGCGTCGTCGGCGTGGGCCTCGCCGGCTTCCCGTTCGGGTGGGCCTTCGATCTGTCGGCGATCATCGCCCCCGGCGGCCCCGTCGCGGTGCTATTGCAGGCGACCGTCGGGTTCATGCCGCAGATGACGTGGCTGCAGGTCATCGCGTGGGGCGTCTACATCGTCGTGGTCGGCATCCTCTTCTTCCGCGGTGCGCGTCCGCACCCGCGGTCCCACCGAGCGCAAGAAGCCGTCGCTCCCGCACATCAAGGAACCCCATGA